In Kogia breviceps isolate mKogBre1 chromosome 9, mKogBre1 haplotype 1, whole genome shotgun sequence, a single window of DNA contains:
- the LOC131762400 gene encoding probable G-protein coupled receptor 141 translates to MADHNSSSCNNPIRSPHLTRLYFVVLFGGLVGIISILFLLVKMNTRSVTTTAVINLVVVHSVFLLTVPFRLIYLIKNTWTFGLPFCKFVSAMLHIHMYLTFLFYVVILVIRYLIFFKYKDKVEFYRKLHAVAASTALWLLVIIIVVPLVVSQYGIHEGYDKFHCFKFHKELAHAYVQVINYLIVIIVIVIAVILLVLQSVIIVLMARKLHHSLLSHQEFWAQLKNLFFIGVILICFLPYQFFRIYYLYTMAHSSDCNDNVAFYNEIFLSVTAISCFDLLLFVLGGSHWFKKKIIDLWNCLLCC, encoded by the coding sequence ATGGCTGACCACAACAGTTCCTCCTGCAATAACCCTATAAGGTCACCCCATTTAACCAGGCTCTACTTCGTAGTGCTCTTTGGAGGGCTGGTGGGCATCATCTCCATTTTGTTCCTGCTGGTGAAAATGAACACCCGGTCTGTAACCACCACAGCAGTCATTAACCTGGTGGTGGTCCACAGTGTTTTCCTCCTGACAGTGCCTTTTCGCTTGATCTATCTCATCAAGAACacttggacatttgggttgcccTTCTGCAAATTTGTGAGCGCCATGCTGCACATCCACATGTACCTCACATTCCTGTTCTACGTTGTGATCCTAGTCATCAGGTACCTCATCTTCTTCAAGTACAAGGACAAAGTGGAATTCTACAGAAAACTGCATGCTGTGGCTGCCAGTACTGCCCTGTGGCTACTGGTGATTATCATTGTGGTGCCCCTGGTTGTTTCTCAGTATGGAATTCATGAGGGTTATGACAAATTCCACTGTTTTAAATTCCACAAAGAACTTGCTCACGCATATGTGCAAGTCATCAACTATTTGATAGTCATTATTGTCATAGTTATTGCAGTGATTCTCTTGGTCCTCCAGAGCGTCATAATTGTGTTGATGGCGCGGAAGCTACACCACTCCTTACTATCCCATCAGGAGTTCTGGGCCCAGTTGAAAAACCTGTTTTTTATAGGGGTCATTCTTATTTGCTTCCTTCCCTACCAGTTCTTTAGGATCTATTACTTGTACACTATGGCACATTCAAGTGACTGTAATGACAATGTTGCATTTTATAATGAAATCTTCTTGAGTGTAACAGCGATTAGCTGCTTTGATTTGCTGCTCTTTGTTCTTGGGGGAAGCCATTGgtttaagaaaaagataattgACCTATGGAATTGCCTTTTGTGCTGTTAA